In Aristaeella hokkaidonensis, the following are encoded in one genomic region:
- a CDS encoding GNAT family N-acetyltransferase produces MTHHGKAFPFGIYDEDIPVGFCMIGFGADDDWEDAPAVAKDNYNLWRFMIDERYQGKGYGKAAMKLIMDYIDSEPCGPAEYCWLSYEPENERAKALYAAFGFRETGEFDGDEAIAVLKLQRGDPKDEIIEKFVSRSAETLKEKLAGVYLHGSAAMGCYQPKKSDLDFMVVVNENLTDAEKREYMDMVIELDAEVPAKGIEMSVVTKDVCDPFVYPTPFILHYSRRHTEWYRTNPEDYIRKMNGTDKDLAAHFTVIRGRGICLCGLPVDEVFGEVPEKDYLDSIWDDVSGAGEEITDNPMYLILNLTRVLGYLKEKEVLSKQEGGTWGLKNLPGKYHPLILAALDEYENGAEVRYDAELARDYAAYMLRQITRGQIKGMHGVCKRL; encoded by the coding sequence ATGACGCATCACGGGAAGGCTTTCCCCTTCGGGATCTATGACGAAGACATCCCTGTGGGTTTCTGCATGATTGGTTTCGGAGCGGATGACGACTGGGAGGATGCGCCGGCTGTGGCCAAAGATAATTACAACCTGTGGCGGTTCATGATTGATGAACGGTATCAGGGAAAGGGCTACGGCAAGGCGGCCATGAAACTGATTATGGATTATATCGACAGCGAACCCTGCGGCCCGGCAGAATACTGCTGGCTGTCCTATGAGCCGGAAAACGAAAGAGCAAAAGCGCTGTACGCGGCCTTCGGCTTCCGGGAAACGGGAGAGTTTGACGGTGATGAAGCGATTGCCGTTCTGAAGCTGCAGCGCGGTGATCCCAAGGATGAAATCATTGAAAAGTTTGTAAGCCGTTCCGCGGAAACCCTGAAGGAAAAGCTGGCGGGCGTCTACCTGCATGGGTCCGCTGCTATGGGCTGCTATCAGCCGAAGAAGAGCGACCTGGACTTTATGGTGGTTGTCAATGAAAACCTGACAGACGCCGAGAAGCGGGAATACATGGATATGGTGATTGAGCTGGACGCGGAGGTCCCGGCCAAGGGAATTGAAATGAGCGTCGTTACAAAAGACGTCTGCGATCCCTTTGTTTATCCAACACCTTTCATCCTGCATTATTCCAGGAGGCATACGGAATGGTACCGGACGAATCCGGAAGATTATATCCGGAAAATGAACGGCACGGACAAGGACCTGGCCGCGCACTTTACCGTGATCCGGGGCAGGGGAATCTGCCTGTGCGGCCTGCCGGTGGATGAAGTTTTCGGCGAGGTGCCGGAAAAGGATTACCTGGATTCCATCTGGGACGACGTGTCCGGAGCAGGGGAAGAAATCACAGACAATCCCATGTACCTGATCCTGAACCTGACCCGGGTCCTTGGGTATCTGAAGGAAAAAGAAGTACTGTCCAAGCAGGAAGGCGGAACCTGGGGACTGAAGAACCTGCCGGGGAAATATCATCCGCTGATCCTGGCGGCCCTGGATGAATATGAGAACGGGGCAGAGGTCAGGTATGACGCTGAACTGGCCCGGGATTACGCAGCCTATATGCTGAGACAGATCACGCGCGGACAGATTAAAGGGATGCACGGAGTTTGCAAGCGACTGTGA
- a CDS encoding APH(3') family aminoglycoside O-phosphotransferase: MSERFNRMPESIAAILGNAAGQADGLGKSAAEVYLFDEYVLKVRPADGWDTVDTQILRWLKGKLPVPEVAAQEVRDGRDWLLMTRMNGKMLCDPSVMTKPTLLLDCMAEALHMLWSVPIQDCPFERSVEDNLARAEKTILAGRFDPSDCEPETFGPGGFENPKSLLDWLKSHRPKKDDVLTHGDFCLPNLFTDEKRFTGFIDLGSAGICDRWMDLALGWRSLKHNSDGHYGKTYPKVNPDDLFRAAGVPKDEEKLRYYILLDELN; the protein is encoded by the coding sequence ATGTCAGAAAGATTTAACCGGATGCCGGAGTCGATTGCGGCAATCCTGGGCAATGCTGCCGGACAGGCGGACGGACTTGGAAAATCCGCCGCGGAAGTGTACCTGTTTGATGAATATGTGCTGAAGGTCCGGCCGGCAGACGGCTGGGATACAGTGGACACGCAGATCCTCCGCTGGCTGAAGGGGAAACTGCCGGTTCCGGAAGTGGCCGCACAGGAAGTGCGGGACGGACGGGACTGGCTGCTGATGACCCGGATGAACGGAAAAATGCTGTGTGATCCCTCCGTAATGACAAAGCCCACCCTGCTGCTGGACTGCATGGCGGAGGCACTGCATATGCTGTGGAGCGTACCCATACAGGATTGTCCTTTTGAACGGTCAGTGGAAGATAATTTAGCCCGCGCTGAAAAGACGATCCTGGCGGGGCGCTTTGATCCTTCTGACTGTGAACCGGAAACCTTCGGACCGGGCGGGTTTGAGAATCCCAAATCGCTGCTGGACTGGCTGAAAAGCCATCGGCCGAAAAAGGATGACGTGCTGACCCACGGCGATTTCTGCCTGCCGAACCTGTTTACGGACGAAAAACGTTTTACCGGCTTTATTGACCTGGGAAGCGCGGGAATATGCGACCGATGGATGGACCTGGCCCTGGGATGGCGGAGCCTGAAGCATAACAGCGACGGCCACTACGGGAAAACCTATCCGAAGGTCAATCCGGATGACCTGTTCCGGGCGGCGGGAGTTCCGAAGGATGAGGAGAAATTGCGGTATTATATCCTGCTGGATGAACTGAACTGA
- a CDS encoding CD3324 family protein produces MKGETMGYRNAREIFPEGLLRQIQRYVSGETIYIPSGNERKAWGETSGYQRYIRERNESIRRDFAEGESIENLMDKYALSYDSIKRIVYNRKETAMLKYSATLSSAKAYAEAGKLDVWIHLYLNEEGRNIPFSDGLKLFDRYYISPALFPISLFKRCTGPEPEMKYQIHPEWWAHQIAELEKNIQKDDDMPPLIVHYVDGEFELNDGNHRHKAYENLGIKDAWVIIWITEKEELDDFMDKYGDYVKDCRIIQR; encoded by the coding sequence ATGAAAGGAGAAACTATGGGATACCGAAACGCAAGGGAGATTTTTCCGGAAGGTCTCCTGAGGCAGATTCAGCGTTATGTTTCCGGTGAGACCATTTATATCCCGTCCGGAAACGAAAGAAAGGCCTGGGGTGAAACCTCCGGATACCAGCGCTATATCCGGGAAAGGAACGAAAGCATCCGCAGGGATTTTGCTGAAGGGGAATCCATTGAGAACCTGATGGACAAGTACGCGCTCTCCTACGATTCCATTAAACGAATTGTGTACAACAGGAAGGAGACCGCTATGCTGAAATACAGCGCAACGCTGTCCTCCGCCAAAGCTTATGCTGAAGCGGGAAAACTGGACGTGTGGATTCATCTGTATCTGAATGAAGAAGGACGCAATATTCCTTTTTCCGACGGACTGAAATTGTTTGACCGGTACTATATCAGCCCGGCACTGTTCCCGATCAGCCTGTTCAAAAGGTGCACGGGACCTGAACCGGAAATGAAATACCAGATCCATCCGGAATGGTGGGCACATCAGATTGCCGAACTGGAAAAAAACATTCAGAAGGATGACGACATGCCTCCGCTCATTGTCCATTATGTGGACGGCGAATTTGAACTGAACGATGGAAATCACCGCCATAAGGCCTATGAAAACCTGGGAATCAAAGACGCCTGGGTAATCATCTGGATCACGGAAAAAGAAGAACTGGACGACTTCATGGACAAATACGGTGACTATGTCAAAGACTGCAGGATCATACAAAGGTAA
- a CDS encoding flavin reductase family protein, translated as MKYQYKEMPESMRGTYGEFAKNFGFDWKEFIMGIPTPMFLVTTYKSNGQPNATMQSWAGFTSANHGGGYYVILCSVNKCGHLYQSLNEKKVAVLNFISSDLYKTCMQTIQNNQFETNEITSSGLTVEKASWIEAPMVAECFMNLECQYMWEKEIVPGDDHVMICLEVVGGHIEKDYMEDMFGDKGVLYNVHYPINPEDVKEKGCDYVAALRKANQSYEY; from the coding sequence ATGAAATACCAATACAAAGAAATGCCTGAATCTATGAGGGGAACATACGGAGAATTTGCAAAAAACTTCGGGTTTGATTGGAAAGAATTTATTATGGGAATACCGACACCGATGTTTCTTGTCACAACATATAAATCTAATGGACAGCCAAATGCTACGATGCAGTCATGGGCAGGGTTTACGAGTGCGAATCATGGTGGCGGGTATTACGTGATTCTATGCAGCGTGAATAAGTGTGGACATCTTTACCAAAGCCTGAATGAAAAGAAGGTTGCAGTGCTGAATTTCATTTCTTCTGATTTATACAAAACCTGCATGCAGACGATACAGAACAATCAGTTCGAGACGAATGAGATAACTTCATCAGGGCTTACTGTGGAGAAAGCTTCATGGATAGAAGCGCCGATGGTCGCTGAATGTTTCATGAACCTTGAGTGCCAATATATGTGGGAGAAAGAAATTGTACCGGGTGATGATCATGTTATGATTTGCCTTGAAGTCGTAGGCGGGCATATAGAGAAGGATTATATGGAAGATATGTTCGGAGATAAAGGGGTTCTTTACAATGTCCATTATCCGATAAATCCGGAAGATGTGAAAGAAAAAGGGTGCGATTATGTAGCTGCACTTAGGAAAGCAAATCAATCCTACGAATATTGA
- a CDS encoding MmcQ/YjbR family DNA-binding protein — translation MKYPWIDEYLMAKRGVTKDLQAEWNWIRYHIGSKMFAAVLLDHDDRPYYINLKLNPAEGELMRKQYPDVIPGYYSNKLHWNSVKPDGDIPDDLLKTWLDRSYLLVLQDLPKAKQREILGLSVCGTDCSACPLHGNLCTGCNEACGKVFHAPEGKPCPIYGCCVNKHHYATCASCSRVPCAVWQATRDPSMTDEQFEQSVNDRVSALRKI, via the coding sequence GTGAAATATCCCTGGATTGACGAATACCTGATGGCCAAACGCGGTGTGACAAAAGACCTGCAGGCGGAATGGAACTGGATCCGGTATCATATCGGAAGCAAAATGTTTGCCGCCGTCCTGCTTGATCACGACGATCGGCCATACTATATCAACCTGAAGCTGAATCCGGCTGAAGGAGAACTGATGCGAAAACAGTATCCGGATGTGATTCCCGGATATTACAGCAATAAACTGCACTGGAATTCCGTCAAACCCGACGGGGATATTCCGGACGATCTGTTGAAAACCTGGCTGGATCGTTCCTATCTGCTCGTTTTACAGGATTTACCCAAAGCAAAGCAGCGGGAAATCCTGGGACTTTCCGTCTGTGGAACGGACTGCTCCGCCTGTCCCCTGCACGGCAATCTCTGCACCGGATGCAATGAAGCCTGCGGGAAAGTGTTTCACGCACCGGAAGGAAAGCCTTGCCCCATCTATGGCTGCTGTGTCAACAAGCATCATTACGCGACCTGCGCCTCCTGCAGCCGGGTTCCCTGTGCTGTATGGCAGGCAACCCGTGATCCTTCCATGACGGATGAACAGTTTGAGCAAAGCGTGAACGATCGTGTTTCCGCCCTCAGAAAGATCTGA
- a CDS encoding helix-turn-helix transcriptional regulator, producing MKLDRLIAILSVLLNQEQSTAPELAKRFEVSRRTINRDIEALNQAGIPIVTQQGVGGGIRIMDGFRMDRTALTSREMQAILSGLRSLDSVSGTGQYRQLMEKISPGSSGLLPGDQHILIDLASWHKASLSEKIELLHGAIEQHRLVSFHYLSRNGESDRIVEPSLLVFQWSSWYLWCWCREKASPRLFKLDRMDALQIGEPFIPRQMEPPDLLSEQAFPDRYHVTVRISPAYKWRLVEEYGPGCYKLTPEGDCLFSAGFTDRNHLISWILSFQGEAELLEPPELREELRLIGKNIYDTYNT from the coding sequence ATGAAGCTTGACCGTCTGATCGCTATTCTCTCTGTTCTCCTGAATCAGGAACAGTCCACCGCACCGGAACTGGCTAAACGTTTTGAAGTATCCCGCCGCACCATCAACCGGGACATTGAGGCGCTGAACCAGGCCGGCATCCCCATCGTCACGCAGCAGGGTGTGGGTGGCGGCATCCGGATCATGGACGGTTTCCGGATGGATCGCACTGCCCTGACTTCCCGGGAAATGCAGGCCATTCTCTCTGGTCTGAGGAGCCTGGACAGCGTCAGTGGTACCGGTCAGTACCGGCAGCTGATGGAGAAGATCAGTCCCGGTTCTTCCGGGCTTCTTCCCGGAGACCAGCACATCCTGATCGACCTCGCTTCCTGGCATAAAGCGTCCCTTTCTGAGAAGATTGAATTGCTGCACGGAGCAATCGAGCAGCATCGCCTGGTCTCATTCCACTATTTGTCCCGGAACGGCGAGAGTGATCGGATTGTGGAACCGTCACTGCTGGTTTTCCAGTGGTCCAGCTGGTATTTATGGTGCTGGTGCAGGGAAAAAGCATCTCCTCGTCTGTTTAAACTGGACCGAATGGACGCTCTGCAGATCGGTGAACCATTTATACCACGGCAGATGGAACCTCCGGATCTTCTCAGCGAACAGGCATTCCCTGACCGGTATCACGTTACTGTCCGAATCAGTCCCGCATATAAATGGCGGCTGGTGGAAGAATACGGGCCTGGCTGTTATAAGCTTACTCCGGAAGGAGACTGCCTGTTTTCTGCCGGCTTTACAGACAGGAATCATCTGATCAGCTGGATTCTGTCCTTTCAGGGAGAAGCAGAACTGCTGGAGCCCCCGGAATTACGGGAAGAACTTCGGCTAATCGGCAAAAACATTTATGATACGTACAATACATGA
- a CDS encoding HAD family hydrolase, producing MDKTLYVTDLDGTLLNRQDRVSPFSISTINNLVENGMLFTYATARSLISASKVTEGLSTNIPVIAYNGAFIIQPSTGEILSSEGFTEEERALVRDVLNTHGISPLVYSFVNGMEKVSWIPQNENDGIRRYLSLRQRDPRFRPVAGKDALYEGEMFYFTCIGKKEELQPVYDVFFNDSRYRCTIQQELYRPEYWCEIMPAKASKANAIRRLKEMWGCTRVVSFGDAVNDLPMFEISDECYAVSNAVDELKAVATGIIESNEENGVARWLLHRLSPAGSGM from the coding sequence ATGGATAAAACCCTTTATGTTACCGACCTGGACGGCACCCTGTTGAACCGGCAGGATCGCGTCAGTCCCTTCAGCATCAGCACAATCAACAACCTGGTGGAAAACGGTATGCTCTTTACCTACGCAACCGCCAGGTCCCTGATCTCTGCGTCGAAGGTCACAGAAGGCCTCTCCACCAACATCCCTGTCATCGCCTATAACGGCGCTTTCATCATCCAGCCTTCCACCGGTGAAATCCTCTCCAGTGAAGGATTCACCGAGGAGGAGAGAGCCCTGGTCAGGGACGTATTGAACACCCACGGCATCAGCCCACTGGTCTATTCCTTTGTCAACGGTATGGAAAAGGTTTCCTGGATTCCACAAAATGAGAATGACGGAATCCGGCGATACCTGAGTCTGCGCCAGAGAGACCCGCGGTTCCGCCCCGTCGCCGGAAAAGATGCGTTGTATGAGGGGGAAATGTTCTATTTTACCTGTATCGGTAAAAAGGAAGAGCTGCAGCCGGTTTATGATGTTTTTTTCAATGACAGCCGGTATCGCTGCACCATCCAGCAGGAGCTATACCGTCCGGAATACTGGTGTGAAATTATGCCTGCCAAAGCCTCCAAAGCCAACGCGATCCGCAGGTTGAAGGAAATGTGGGGATGCACCCGGGTGGTTTCCTTTGGGGATGCTGTAAACGATCTTCCCATGTTCGAAATTTCAGATGAGTGCTACGCCGTTTCCAACGCGGTGGATGAGCTGAAAGCTGTTGCGACAGGTATCATTGAAAGCAACGAGGAAAACGGTGTTGCCAGATGGCTTCTCCATAGGCTGTCCCCGGCAGGCTCTGGCATGTAA
- a CDS encoding DUF3795 domain-containing protein, whose amino-acid sequence MTDFTLITACGECCTGCVKKADGRCPGCIESDGRVPEWAESGRCKVHACARDHGVQFCGLCAEFPCGKLPSLIHWNPDIVKHLSALRDEYLKEHHG is encoded by the coding sequence ATGACCGATTTTACCCTGATCACAGCCTGCGGCGAATGCTGCACCGGCTGTGTGAAAAAAGCAGACGGCAGATGTCCCGGCTGCATCGAATCAGACGGCCGGGTACCCGAATGGGCCGAATCCGGCCGCTGCAAAGTTCATGCCTGTGCCCGGGATCATGGAGTTCAGTTCTGCGGTTTATGCGCTGAGTTTCCTTGCGGGAAACTCCCGTCGCTGATACACTGGAATCCGGATATCGTTAAACATTTGTCCGCCCTGCGTGACGAATACCTGAAGGAGCATCATGGATAA
- a CDS encoding winged helix-turn-helix domain-containing protein — protein sequence MLTVTLPQARQFILLKQGLLGDYRFIRKDGAYQYVRQAGCIQFDPVDVCGRNAELTLQSRVKGFRKKMLHDLLYRDRLLVDYSDKELSIWPCEDWPFFSGYRERSTAHGRQFPGIPELEKEAVNYIRKHGPVSSDTLPIEGTIFWHSSMHWSGHWEKESLAARSVLEQLYTDGTLLIHHKSGSRKYYDLAEKYLPAALLNAPNPFPDEASLTDWRIRRRIGAVGLLWNRNSTAWLGINMTTEQRNAAFARLEKSGSIVPLQVEGIRFPLYLLSEDLPLLESVIDGQADTKARLEFLAPLDPMLWDRKLIEAVWDYQYSWEIYTPAVKRKYGYYVLPIVYGDRFVGRIEPKADRKTNTLTVQNVWLEPGVRKTKPLSGKIDKAAQRLARLNDCSYAQP from the coding sequence ATGCTGACCGTTACGCTGCCCCAGGCCCGGCAGTTCATCCTGCTGAAGCAGGGTTTGTTGGGAGACTACCGTTTCATCCGCAAGGACGGAGCTTATCAGTATGTCCGCCAGGCCGGCTGTATTCAGTTTGATCCCGTGGACGTCTGCGGCAGGAACGCGGAGCTGACCCTTCAGTCTCGCGTCAAAGGCTTCCGGAAGAAGATGCTGCACGACCTTCTTTACCGGGACCGCCTGCTGGTGGATTATTCAGATAAAGAGCTTTCCATCTGGCCCTGCGAGGACTGGCCCTTCTTCTCCGGCTACAGGGAAAGGAGCACCGCCCACGGCCGGCAGTTCCCCGGCATTCCCGAGCTGGAAAAAGAAGCCGTCAACTATATCCGGAAGCATGGTCCTGTCAGCAGCGATACGCTGCCTATTGAGGGAACCATCTTCTGGCATTCCTCCATGCACTGGAGCGGGCATTGGGAAAAAGAATCCCTGGCTGCCCGTTCTGTGCTGGAGCAGCTTTATACGGACGGAACCCTGCTCATCCATCATAAATCCGGTTCACGGAAGTATTATGACCTGGCGGAAAAGTATCTTCCCGCCGCCTTGCTGAACGCTCCGAATCCCTTCCCGGATGAAGCCTCCCTGACGGACTGGCGTATCCGGCGCAGGATCGGTGCTGTCGGTCTGCTCTGGAACCGGAATTCCACCGCCTGGCTGGGAATCAACATGACCACGGAACAGCGGAACGCCGCCTTTGCCCGTCTGGAAAAAAGCGGCAGCATCGTTCCCCTTCAGGTGGAAGGCATCCGTTTCCCGCTGTACCTGCTTTCTGAAGACCTTCCCTTGCTGGAGTCTGTAATCGATGGTCAGGCGGACACCAAAGCCAGGCTGGAGTTTCTTGCTCCCCTGGATCCCATGCTCTGGGACCGGAAGCTGATCGAAGCCGTCTGGGACTATCAGTATTCCTGGGAAATCTACACCCCGGCTGTCAAACGCAAATACGGCTATTATGTACTTCCCATTGTATACGGGGATCGTTTCGTCGGGCGTATTGAACCCAAAGCTGACCGGAAAACAAACACCCTTACAGTGCAGAACGTCTGGCTGGAGCCAGGTGTCCGGAAAACCAAACCGCTTTCCGGCAAAATTGATAAGGCTGCGCAACGCCTGGCCAGGCTGAATGACTGCAGTTATGCTCAACCATAA
- a CDS encoding RidA family protein, which produces MSEIIRKDISEEWAHSGIIKAGDYCFLSYCVGNIGGTIEEQINGAFDQMEERLALFGLTLENVVHMDCLFRDVYNIPVMEKVIKERFKGKYPSRKSIQTEFAHVGGSSGLHFQADAVAYCG; this is translated from the coding sequence ATGAGCGAAATCATCAGGAAAGACATCAGTGAAGAATGGGCCCATTCCGGGATTATCAAGGCAGGAGATTACTGCTTTTTAAGCTATTGCGTAGGCAATATCGGCGGCACAATTGAAGAACAAATCAACGGTGCCTTTGACCAGATGGAAGAGCGTCTCGCCCTTTTCGGCCTTACGCTGGAAAATGTGGTCCACATGGACTGCCTGTTCCGGGATGTATATAACATCCCCGTCATGGAAAAAGTGATTAAAGAGCGGTTCAAGGGCAAGTATCCCTCCCGCAAGTCCATCCAGACCGAGTTTGCCCACGTCGGCGGAAGCAGCGGTCTTCATTTCCAGGCGGATGCCGTCGCATACTGCGGCTGA
- a CDS encoding helix-turn-helix domain-containing protein produces the protein MEGEIIFNIDVMLAKRKMSVSELADRVGITLANMSILKTGKAKAVKVSTMAKLCEVLDCQPGDLFEYRKPSDDK, from the coding sequence ATGGAAGGCGAAATCATCTTCAATATCGACGTGATGCTGGCCAAGCGCAAAATGAGCGTATCGGAGCTTGCCGACCGCGTGGGCATCACGCTGGCCAACATGTCCATCCTGAAAACCGGCAAGGCAAAAGCCGTCAAGGTATCAACCATGGCCAAGCTCTGTGAAGTCCTGGACTGCCAGCCGGGTGATCTGTTTGAGTACCGGAAGCCCTCCGATGACAAATAA
- a CDS encoding DUF2975 domain-containing protein, whose protein sequence is MNQQKLSSWLKAIIIIIGLCGLIVYFGILPDCGSWMQDSYPEFASWHWPWMIFLWITAIPCYAILVLAWKIAVNIGENRSFSSSNAALLQGIAWLVAGDILFFFLGNVVFFFMSMNHPGIFLISLLICFVGFSVTVAAACLSHLVRKAADLQEQSDLTV, encoded by the coding sequence ATGAATCAGCAAAAGCTTTCTTCCTGGCTGAAAGCCATCATTATCATCATCGGGCTCTGCGGGTTGATCGTTTATTTCGGTATCCTGCCCGACTGCGGATCCTGGATGCAGGACAGCTATCCTGAATTTGCGTCCTGGCACTGGCCGTGGATGATCTTCCTCTGGATCACGGCCATTCCCTGTTATGCCATCCTTGTGCTGGCCTGGAAAATCGCGGTCAACATCGGAGAGAACCGGTCTTTCTCCTCATCGAATGCCGCCCTCCTGCAGGGAATTGCCTGGCTGGTGGCCGGGGATATCCTGTTCTTCTTCCTGGGGAATGTCGTTTTCTTTTTCATGAGCATGAACCATCCGGGAATCTTTCTGATTTCCCTGCTGATCTGCTTTGTGGGCTTTTCGGTCACAGTCGCGGCTGCCTGCCTCTCCCATCTGGTCCGGAAGGCTGCTGATCTTCAGGAGCAGAGCGACCTGACGGTATAA
- a CDS encoding cupin domain-containing protein translates to MKGIVRHRSDITMNPLGGGVERSVLAYDDPLMAVEVSFETGSEGAPHTHPHTQLSYVLSGSFRYSVEDESVVLNPGDSIVVPSGLIHGTVCLEKGVLLDVFTPKRDDFLKA, encoded by the coding sequence ATGAAAGGCATCGTCCGGCATCGCAGTGATATCACAATGAATCCCCTGGGAGGCGGAGTGGAACGAAGCGTCCTGGCATATGATGATCCGCTGATGGCCGTGGAGGTCAGTTTCGAAACCGGCTCGGAGGGAGCTCCGCATACCCATCCCCATACGCAGCTGAGCTACGTCCTTTCCGGCTCCTTCCGCTACAGCGTGGAGGATGAATCCGTGGTCCTGAATCCCGGAGATTCCATTGTGGTTCCTTCCGGACTGATCCATGGAACCGTCTGTCTGGAAAAAGGTGTGCTGCTGGATGTATTCACGCCCAAGCGGGATGATTTTCTGAAAGCCTGA
- a CDS encoding YcxB family protein has protein sequence MELKFTDITVAVKLDEKTFKRFARFDMFALRKKWIRPAVFSLILIAFAVIALLTRKEQSGLIAAVLLVVGIGLPLVYIGTFLSQVNMQAARAKLKPARPVYTVTMRDEGIRIVNDQKAEEPQEVSWDSIYKAFRKKGCIYLYVTPAKAFLLPSKQADAPDYDVWEFIRDHLGREKCKG, from the coding sequence ATGGAACTGAAATTTACGGATATTACGGTCGCGGTAAAGCTGGATGAAAAAACCTTCAAGCGCTTTGCGCGTTTTGATATGTTTGCCCTGCGGAAAAAATGGATCCGGCCCGCTGTATTCTCCCTGATCCTGATTGCATTTGCTGTCATCGCCCTCCTTACCCGGAAGGAACAGTCCGGGCTGATCGCTGCCGTACTGCTGGTTGTCGGCATCGGACTTCCCCTTGTCTATATCGGCACCTTCCTCAGCCAGGTCAATATGCAGGCCGCCAGGGCAAAGCTGAAACCCGCCCGGCCCGTCTACACCGTAACCATGCGGGATGAAGGTATCCGGATCGTGAACGACCAGAAAGCGGAGGAGCCGCAGGAAGTCTCCTGGGATTCCATATACAAAGCTTTCCGGAAAAAAGGCTGCATCTACCTGTATGTGACGCCCGCCAAAGCTTTCCTCCTGCCGTCAAAGCAGGCGGATGCTCCGGATTATGACGTCTGGGAGTTCATCCGTGATCACCTGGGCAGGGAAAAATGCAAAGGATAA
- a CDS encoding AraC family transcriptional regulator, with product MSRNDIEVYHYCDAATFGVPPHRHDFYELYCLLSDSYTYHVEDNQYELHPGTLILVPPGETHWPELQGPPRDIERIVLWLNPEFISSLSIFLPKTLGAMGSNLQDEHLIVPEEKTYHVILNLLYSLLYEKNRADADSQYLCHLILSQLLIHISRVLNQRTKPQEDPGTRYGEIMKVHEYINAHYRESLSVSDLAQRFFLDKNTMTRQFKRIIGMTPGDYIRRKRLENARELIRQGYSIQHAGYSSGFSDYSAFFRAFRQYYGMSPGDLVGRSKASRRQQSEQESEE from the coding sequence ATGAGCAGAAACGACATCGAGGTTTATCATTACTGCGATGCCGCCACCTTTGGTGTGCCGCCGCACCGGCATGATTTTTACGAGCTTTACTGTCTGCTGTCAGACAGCTATACTTACCATGTGGAAGACAATCAGTATGAACTCCATCCCGGAACCCTGATCCTTGTTCCTCCGGGAGAAACGCACTGGCCGGAGCTGCAGGGGCCTCCCCGGGATATTGAACGGATCGTTCTCTGGCTCAATCCGGAGTTCATCTCTTCCCTGTCCATCTTCCTGCCCAAGACCCTGGGCGCCATGGGTTCCAACCTCCAGGACGAGCATCTCATCGTACCGGAGGAAAAGACCTATCACGTCATTCTGAACCTGTTGTATTCCCTGCTGTATGAAAAAAACCGGGCGGACGCGGACAGCCAGTATCTGTGCCACCTGATCCTCTCCCAGCTGCTGATCCATATCAGCCGCGTGCTGAATCAGCGGACAAAACCGCAGGAGGATCCGGGAACGCGGTACGGGGAAATCATGAAGGTGCATGAATACATCAACGCCCACTACCGGGAATCCCTGAGCGTCAGTGATCTGGCGCAGCGTTTCTTCCTGGATAAAAACACCATGACCCGTCAGTTCAAGCGGATCATCGGCATGACGCCTGGAGACTACATCCGCCGGAAGCGCCTGGAAAATGCCCGGGAACTAATCCGCCAGGGCTACAGCATTCAGCATGCGGGATACTCAAGCGGTTTTTCGGATTACAGCGCCTTTTTCCGTGCGTTTCGTCAGTATTACGGTATGTCTCCCGGTGATCTGGTCGGTCGTTCCAAAGCCAGCCGCAGGCAGCAGTCAGAACAGGAAAGCGAGGAATAA